The nucleotide sequence AACTAAATGAGTTTTAGCAACCATCACTGGAATATCTTTAGTAATTGCTTTTTTGGTCTCATTAATCAATCGATCGGTGTCATTGTCTGCAGGCAAATGGCTTAGCAGCACCTTTTTAACGTTAGAATCTGTGGCAAGCTTTCCCGTCTCAGCTGTGGTCATATGCCATTTTTGACCAGTTTTGTTAGAAAAGAAATTCGTATCTGTAAGCAACAAATCTGCATCCTTACATATTTCTTTCAATCCTTCAAAATAAGCGCTATCTGCCGTAAATGCAAGCACCTTCCCAGTTTTAATGTCTTCTATTCGTAAAGCATATGCCGTAACTGGATGGTGGGTTTTCTGAAAATTAATTTTAAAGGGACCGATTTTCAATTCAGCATCCGGATTATAAGCGACTTTTTTCGTTGATTTTGGCCAGTCTAGACTGTCAAAATGTTGCTGATCCTCCTGATGGCCGTAAATAGGTAACACGGCTTCTCTGGGCCGTTCTGCGTGTAATTGCCAGTAGTACTGCATAACCCCAACGTCAGCAATGTGATCATTGTGGTAGTGAGTCAAAATCATAGCATCAATTGTGAGCGGATCAGTAATTTTTTCTAGGCTTAATAAGGCACCACTACCAAAGTCAATAAGTAGCTTAAAACCGTCAGCCTCGAGTAAATATGAGCTCGTTCCATCTCCATGACTTGGATAGCCGCCTAGAAATCCTAAAACAGTTAGTTTCAATGTAAGCACTCCCTTTTTCCTTAGTATAAAAACATTGGGAATAATTGTAAATATTTGGTCGTCTTTCTCAAAAAAAGTATAATAAAGTTGAAATCGGAGGTGGGTAGCATGATTAGAAGTATTGCAATTACATTTGGTAGCGAGAAAGTACTTAACGATTTAAAGGCAAAACATCCGGATCGGGAATTAAGAGTCTACAACGCTTTGAGCAATCAAAACGAACTTATGATGTTGGATGTTTCTGGGGAGGAATCAGTGTTTAGCTCCCCCGTTGAATATAGTGTCCTCAGTCACATTGGAAACGATCATTGGAATGGTTTCATTAGCTTCATTACTTTAGAGTTGGACTTTGACCAACAAAAAGTGTTTGATGCCCGAATCAATAAGCTAATGGGCGACAGTCTTCCTGATGGCATGAAGTCAATGTACTCACTGCATAGTCACAATAACATCAGCGAACGAGTGTTACTGACAACTTGGGAATCTTCAAGTCAATTTGAACTTTGGAAGAAAGACAGCAACTTATTAATGCCAAGCACGTACAAGACAACTCCAAGTTTTTATAGTCATGAAGCTGACTACCGAGCTGTTAAATAAATAAAAGGTTGATTTCATTTTTTGAAATCAGCCTTTTTTGTTTATAGGTATTCAATGTCCATTGGAATCGATCCTTCGAGGGAAGCATGGACGGTACACTTCCTAACAACCTCGTTCATAAAGAAATTATGATCTTCAGGAGACAGGTTAGTCTCACCAGTCAATTTGATATCCATATGGGTTACTTTTGAACTACCATCTGGATACCTGGTTGTCTCACCATAAACATCAACCTTGAACTTTTTAATTTTTAAATCTGGTTCCTCGTTTTCAATTTGGCGAGCAGTTACACTCATACAACCACCAACCGCTCCTAATAAGTATTGTACTGGGTTAGGACCTGCATCAGTACCTTGGGCAACAGCAGGCTCATCTGATAAATATGAATGACCACCAGTTTGATTCATAACTTGAGTGCCCAACGGTCTTAAGGTTGAATGAACAACATATTTTCCCATATTTAAAATCTCCATTTCATAAATTAGTAATTGTATTTTATCCTGTTTTCAAATAAGTTGCTATGATTTTGGCTTTAATAAAAAAACTAGCAACAACCAAAAAGGTTATTGCTAGACAATTAAAAATTTAAGGAGGATGAGAGATTCGAACTCTCGCGTGGTTTGACCCACCTGACGGTTTTCAAGACCGTTCCCTTCAGCCAGACTTGGGTAATCCTCCATAATATAATCTTCAGCTCTCAATTATGAAAGCCATAGACATTGTATGAAAAGAAACAACAATAAATAAAAAAGCAGAGGATTTAACCTTTGCTATTTCGTCCGGTCCGTACGAGACTCGAACTCGTGATCTCCTGCGTGACAGGCAGGCGTCCTAAACCAACTAGACCAACGGACCAAAATTGCGGGAGCTGGATTTGAACCAACGACCTTCGGGTTATGAGCCCGACGAGCTACCAGACTGCTCCATCCCGCGATAATTAATATTCTACTAAAAGTGGATGACCCGTACGGGATTTGAACCCATGTTACCGCCGTGAAAGGGCGGTGTCTTAACCACTTGACCAACGGGTCATAAAAACGGAGAAGGAGAGATTCGAACTCTCGCGCCGCTTACGCGACCTACACCCTTAGCAGGGGCGCCTCTTCAGCCACTTGAGTACTTCTCCATAGATATATGGGCCTAAATGGACTCGAACCATCGACCTCACGCTTATCAGGCGTGCGCTCTAACCAGCTGAGCTATAGGCCCATTTTAACATAAAAAGCGGGTGACGAGAATCGAACTCGCGACAACAGCTTGGAAGGCTGTGGTTTTACCACTAAACTACACCCGCATAAATAAGATAATATTCAATTAAAGTGGCGCGGGACAGAATCGAACTGCCGACACATGGAGCTTCAATCCATTGCTCTACCGACTGAGCTACCGAGCCATAAACCGGTCCGTACGAGACTCGAACTCGTGATCTCCTGCGTGACAGGCAGGCGTCCTAAACCAACTAGACCAACGGACCAAAATTGCGGGAGCTGGATTTGAACCAACGACCTTCGGGTTATGAGCCCGACGAGCTACCAGACTGCTCCATCCCGCGATAATGTAAAGGAGGATGAGAGATTCGAACTCTCGCGTGGTTTGACCCACCTGACGGTTTTCAAGACCGTTCCCTTCAGCCAGACTTGGGTAATCCTCCAAAATTAACGCATATAACATTAACTCTAACAATGTTGAGTCAATGGACCTTGTAGGACTCGAACCTACGACCGGACGGTTATGAGCCGTCTGCTCTAACCAACTGAGCTAAAGGTCCAAGACCTATATCGCGGCAGGGGGGATCGAACCCTCGACCTCCCGGGTATGAACCGGACGCTCTAGCCAGCTGAGCTACACCGCGATCGATGATAGTGCAATATATAATATTTAGCTATCAATCGGGAAGACAGGATTCGAACCTGCGACCCCCTGGTCCCAAACCAGGTGCTCTACCAAGCTGAGCTACTTCCCGAAAATATGCACCCAGTAGGAGTCGAACCTACAACCTTCTGATTCGTAGTCAGACACTCTATCCAGTTGCGCTATGGGTGCATTTTATGCCGAGGACCGGGATCGAACCGGTACGGTCATCACTGACCGCAGGATTTTAAGTCCTGTGCGTCTGCCAATTCCGCCACCCCGGCATAATAAAGCGGAAGACGGGATTCGAACCCGCGACCCCCACCATGGCAAGGTGATGTTCTACCACTGAACTACTTCCGCAAAAATGCCGACTAGAAGATTCGAACTTCCGACCCCCTGTTTACAAGACAGGTGCTCTGCCAGCTGAGCTAAGTCGGCATATTTACAATATTATGCGCTAAGATATATTCAATTGTAATGAGCCGTGGCAGTCTCGAACTGCCGACCCTCTGATTAAAAGTCAGATGCTCTACCAACTGAGCTAACGGCTCAATATGGAGGATACAGGGATCGAACCTGTGACCTCCTGCTTGTAAGGCAGATGCTCTCCCAGCTGAGCTAATCCTCCATAATCGCGTGGCAACGTCCTACCCTTGCAGGGGGCGATCCCCCAACTACTATCGGCGTGCTGAAGCTTAACTTCTGTGTTCGGCATGGGAACAGGTGTATCCTTCAGGCTATCGCCACCACACTATTTACTTTAGAGAACTTTGTTCTCTCAAAACTAGCTAATATTAATTTTCTGCTGCCGATACTTACCATTTATTTTGGTTAAGTCCTCGACCGATTAGTATTGGTCCGCTCCGTACATCACTGCACTTCCACTTCCAACCTATCTACCTCATCATCTCTGAGGGATCTTACTTCCATATAGGAATGGGAAATCTCATCTTGAGGCGAGTTTCACACTTAGATGCTTTCAGCGTTTATCTCATCCATACATAGCTACCCAGCGATGCGCCTGGCGGCACAACTGGTACACCAGCGGTATGTCCATCCCGGTCCTCTCGTACTAAGGACAGCTCCTCTCAAATTTCCTACGCCCGCGACGGATAGGGACCGAACTGTCTCACGACGTTCTGAACCCAGCTCGCGTACCGCTTTAATGGGCGAACAGCCCAACCCTTGGGACCGACTACAGCCCCAGGATGCGATGAGCCGACATCGAGGTGCCAAACCTCCCCGTCGATGTGGACTCTTGGGGGAGATAAGCCTGTTATCCCCAGGGTAGCTTTTATCCGTTGAGCGATGGCCCTTCCATGCGGAACCACCGGATCACTAAGCCCGACTTTCGTCCCTGCTCGACCTGTCTGTCTCGCAGTCAAGCTCCCTTCTGCCTTTACACTCTATGAATGATTTCCAACCATTCTGAGGGAACCTTTGGGCGCCTCCGTTACTGTTTGGGAGGCGACCGCCCCAGTCAAACTGCCCACCTGACACTGTCTCCCGCCACGCTTAGTGGCGCGGGTTAGAGTGTTCACACAGCGAGGGTAGTATCCCACCAACGCCTCAGTCGAAACTAGCGTTCCGACTTCATCGGCTCCTACCTATCCTGTACAAGCTGTGTCAACACCCAATATCAAGCTACAGTAAAGCTCCATGGGGTCTTTCCGTCCTGTCGCGGGTAACCTGCTTCTTCACAGGTATCTTAATTTCACCGAGTCTCTCGTTGAGACAGTGCCCAGATCGTTACGCCTTTCGTGCGGGTCGGAACTTACCCGACAAGGAATTTCGCTACCTTAGGACCGTTATAGTTACGGCCGCCGTTTACTGGGGCTTCATTTCTGGGCTTCGCCGAAGCTAACTCATCCACTTAACCTTCCAGCACCGGGCAGGCGTCAGCCCCTATACGTCATCTTACGATTTTGCAGAAACCTGTGTTTTTGATAAACAGTCGCCTGGGCCTTTTCACTGCGGCTGACCTTGCGGTCAGCACCCCTTCTCCCGAAGTTACGGGGTCATTTTGCCGAGTTCCTTAACGAGAGTTCACTCGCTCACCTTAGGATTCTCTCCTCGACTACCTGTGTCGGTTTGCGGTACGGGTAGTTGATTACTCGCTAGAAGCTTTTCTCGGCAGCGTGACATCAGTCGCTTCCCTACTTAAATTTCGGTCCTCATCACTACTTGTCAACCCGCTGAGAAGCATTTGACTCCTCAACTGACTTGTAGCTTGAACGCACATTTCCAATCGTGCGCACAACTTAGCCTTCTGCGTCCCTCCATCGTTCAAACATAATCAACTAGTACAGGAATCTCAACCTGTTGTCCATCGCCTACGCCTCTCGGCCTCGGCTTAGGTCCCGACTAACCCTGGGAGGACGAGCCTTCCCCAGGAAACCTTAGTCATTCGGTGGATCAGATTCTCACTGATCTTTCGCTACTCATACCGGCATTCTCACTTCTAAGCGCTCCACCAGTCCTTACGGTCTGACTTCATTGCCCTTAGAACGCTCTCCTATCACATGACCATAAGGTCATGTCCACAGTCTCGGTAATACGCTTAGCCCCGGTAAATTTTCGGCGCGGAATCACTCGACTAGTGAGCTATTACGCACTCTTTAAATGAGTGGCTGCTTCTAAGCCAACATCCTAGTTGTCTATGCAACTCCACATCCTTTTCCACTTAGCATACATTTAGGGACCTTAACTGGTGGTCTGGGCTGTTCCCCTTTCGACGATGGATCTTATCACTCACCGTCTGACTCCCGGATATAAATCAATGGTATTCGGAGTTTATCTGAATTTAGTAACCCATGACGGGCCCCTCATCCAAACAGTGCTCTACCTCCATGATTCTAAGTCCGAGGCTAGCCCTAAAGCTATTTCGGAGAGAACCAGCTATCTCCAAGTTCGTTTGGAATTTCACCGCTACCCACACCTCATCCCAGCACTTTTCAACGTACACGGGTTCGGCCCTCCAGTAAGTTTTACCTCACCTTCAGCCTGGACATGGGTAGATCACCTGGTTTCGGGTCTACGGCAACATACTTAAACGCCCATTTCAGACTCGCTTTCGCTGCGGCTCCGGCTTTTTCACCTTAACCTTGCATGTTACTGTAACTCGCCGGTTCATTCTACAAAAGGCACGCTATCACCCATTAACGGGCTCTAACTGCTTGTAGGCACATGGTTTCAGGAACTATTTCACTCCCCTTCCGGGGTGCTTTTCACCTTTCCCTCACGGTACTGGTTCACTATCGGTCACTAGGGAGTATTTAGCCTTGGGAGATGGTCCTCCCGGATTCCGACGACGTTTCACGTGTGTCGCCGTACTCAGGATCCTGAACTGAGGGTCATTGATTTCATCTACGGGGCTATCACCCTGTCTCGCCAATCTTCCCAGATTGTTCGATTATCAACAACTTTGGTAACTCAAATGTTCAGTCCTACAACCCCAAAGAGCAAGCTCTTTGGTTTGGGCTGTTCCCCGTTCGCTCGCCGCTACTTAGGGAATCGATTTTTCTTTCTCTTCCTGTGGGTAATTAGATGTTTCAGTTCCCCACGTCTACCTCTGATCAGCTATGTATTCACTGAACAGTAACAGTCGATTAAAACTGCTGGGTTTCCCCATTCGGAAATCTCCGGATCAAAGCTTACGTACAGCTCCCCGAAGCATATCGGTGTTAGTCCCGTCCTTCATCGGCTCCTAGTGCCAAGGCATTCACCATGCGCCCTTAATAACTTAACCTAGTATCACTTCGTGATACTCAAGTTAATTGAGTTTTACGCGAATAAAACATTTCGTTAATTTGACTCAATAAACGCGGTGTTCTCGGTTGAAATTATATTTTAAATATAATTCACTACAGAAAATTAATATTATCTAGTTTTCAAAGAACAAAATCCCTGACGCTCTCGCGTCAATGGAGAATAGCGGGATCGAACCGCTGACCCCCTGCTTGCAAAGCAGGTGCTCTCCCATCTGAGCTAATTCCCCATACTCTCCGGTCATATGGCCGGTGGATGGGCCTAAATGGACTCGAACCATCGACCTCACGCTTATCAGGCGTGCGCTCTAACCAGCTGAGCTATAGGCCCAAAAAAGCGTTAACCAGAATTGAGAGTAGACCTCTCAAAACTAAACAAAACTTTCGACATGTGTAGGTTTCCGTATTATTCCTTAGAAAGGAGGTGATCCAGCCGCAGGTTCTCCTACGGCTACCTTGTTACGACTTCACCCTAATCATCTGTCCCACCTTAGGCGGCTGGCTCCAAAAGGTTACCTCACCGACTTTGGGTGTTACAAACTCTCATGGTGTGACGGGCGGTGTGTACAAGGCCCGGGAACGTATTCACCGTGGCATGCTGATCCACGATTACTAGCGATTCCAACTTCATGCAGGCGAGTTGCAGCCTGCAATCCGAACTGAGAACGGCTTTAAGAGATTAGCTTGACCTCGCGGTTTCGCGACTCGTTGTACCGTCCATTGTAGCACGTGTGTAGCCCAGGTCATAAGGGGCATGATGATTTGACGTCGTCCCCACCTTCCTCCGGTTTGTCACCGGCAGTCTTGCTAGAGTGCCCAACTAAATGCTGGCAACTAACAATAAGGGTTGCGCTCGTTGCGGGACTTAACCCAACATCTCACGACACGAGCTGACGACAACCATGCACCACCTGTCATTCCGTCCCCGAAGGGAACGCCCAATCTCTTGGGTTAGCAGAAGATGTCAAGACCTGGTAAGGTTCTTCGCGTAGCATCGAATTAAACCACATGCTCCACCGCTTGTGCGGGCCCCCGTCAATTCCTTTGAGTTTCAACCTTGCGGTCGTACTCCCCAGGCGGAGTGCTTAATGCGTTAGCTGCAGCACTGAAGGGCGGAAACCCTCCAACACTTAGCACTCATCGTTTACGGCATGGACTACCAGGGTATCTAATCCTGTTCGCTACCCATGCTTTCGAGCCTCAGCGTCAGTTACAGACCAGACAGCCGCCTTCGCCACTGGTGTTCTTCCATATATCTACGCATTTCACCGCTACACATGGAGTTCCACTGTCCTCTTCTGCACTCAAGTCTCCCAGTTTCCGATGCACTTCTCCGGTTAAGCCGAAGGCTTTCACATCAGACTTAAAAGACCGCCTGCGCTCGCTTTACGCCCAATAAATCCGGACAACGCTTGCCACCTACGTATTACCGCGGCTGCTGGCACGTAGTTAGCCGTGGCTTTCTGGTTAAATACCGTCACGGTGTAAACAGTTACTCTTACACCTGTTCTTCTTTAACAACAGAGTTTTACGAGCCGAAACCCTTCTTCACTCACGCGGCGTTGCTCCATCAGACTTTCGTCCATTGTGGAAGATTCCCTACTGCTGCCTCCCGTAGGAGTTTGGGCCGTGTCTCAGTCCCAATGTGGCCGATTACCCTCTCAGGTCGGCTACGTATCATTGCCTTGGTGAGCCGTTACCTCACCAACTAGCTAATACGCCGCGGGTCCATCCTCAAGTGATAGCCGAAACCATCTTTCAAATGAAAACCATGCGGTTTTCATTGTTATACGGTATTAGCACCTGTTTCCAAGTGTTATCCCCTGCTTGAGGGCAGGTTACCCACGTGTTACTCACCAGTTCGCCACTCGTCCAAATGTTGAATCAGAATCCGTGCAAGCACTTCAACTTCATCAGCGAGGACGCGTTCGACTTGCATGTATTAGGCACGCCGCCAGCGTTCGTCCTGAGCCAGGATCAAACTCTCATTTTAAAAATGATAAGCTTGTAAGCTCATGATTATATTTGTTCTTTATCGCGAATTGACTTCGCAAATGTTTGTCTTTGATCTAACGATCAAAGGACCCTACACATTTGTTTGTCGAAAATTTTGTTCAGTTTTCAAAGGTCTACTTTGTTCAGTTAATGTTGCCTCAACGACTGATGTCATTGCTTTTGACAACTATTACAATATATCATGTAGTCGATTATGTGTCAACGACTTTTTGAAATATCTTTTGCGGTTCAAAACGCTGTGTCTCAAAAGCCGCAAGTAATAATATACCGACTTAAAGCACCAATGTCAACAAAAAAAGCAAATCAATTTGATTTGCTTTTAAAATCCTATTTAACTTTAGCCAAAAAGTACCGCTTTTTACCACGACGAACAATGACAAACTTACCGTCAAACTTGGCTTCTGGGTCGATTTCACTGTCAACATCAGTGACTTTCTCTCCATTAATTCTGATCGCACCATTATTAAGATCTTCTCTGGCTTGTCTACGAGAAGGTTCTATTGAAGTAACGTCAACTAACCACTCAACGATGTTTCGCTTTTCTGAAGTGAGTTCAACAGTTGGCATATTTTTAAATCCTTGTTCAATTTCTGACGAAGTCAACTTAGCAACGTCACCAGAAAATAGTGCAGCTGAAATATGCTCTGCTTCTATAACTGCCTGCTTGCCATGAACAAACTCAGTTACTTCTTCGGCTAATCTTCTTTGAGCTTCACGCTTTTCCGGTTGAGTCTTAACCTTATCTTCTAGTTCGGTGATCTCATCTTGGTCCAAGAAAGTAAAGTACTTTAAATACTTAACCACGTCACGATCATCTTGATTGATCCAGAATTGATAGAACTCGTAAGGAGTCGTCTTTTCTGGATCAAGCCAAACAGCACCTCCAGCAGTCTTACCAAACTTAGTTCCATCTGCTTTAAGCATCAATGGAATAGTCAATCCGTATGCACGGGCTTCTGAACCTTCAACCTTATGAATTAAGTCAATCCCTGAGGTAATATTTCCCCATTGATCAGCACCACCCAATTGTAGCTGAACGTCATTATTTTGATATAGATGAAGGAAATCAACAGATTGTAGAATCTGATACGTAAACTCAGTAAATGAAATTCCTACTTCTAACCGGCTTGCAACGATTTCTTTGTTAAGCATAGTATTAACGTTAAACAACTTCCCGTAATCACGAAGGAAATCCAATAACGTCATTTTTGATAGCCACTCATAGTTATTAACAATTTCAAACTGGCCATCATCCCCAAACAAGTTCTGCATTTGTTCAGTCAATGCAACCTCATTGTGATGAACTTGATCCATAGTTTGAAGCACCCGCTCAGACTTTTTACCACTTGGGTCTCCAATCGATCCGGTACCACCACCGATAACAGCAACCGGTTTATGGCCAGCTAATTGGAATCTCTTTAAAATCATAAATGGAATCAAGTGACCAATGTGCATACTGTCACCCGTTGGGTCTACTCCCACATAAATTCCAATTTTTTTATTTTCAACCAAATCGTAAAGTCCGTCGTGGTCAGTTTCCTGATTAATCGCACCACGCCACTGTAAATCATCAATAATGTTCATATGTAACTCCTCCTAAATAAAAAAGTCCCTAGCACAATTGCTAGGGACGAAGTTTTTCCGCGTTACCACCCAAGTTATCGACAAATATCGACCACTCAAACCATTGGTAACGAAATGACCCGTCTAAATAATTAAGAAAACTCCACAAGTGTATGTTCACTAAATACTCGTTTGGCTCGCATCCCCGCCAAATTTCTGAATTCTCGAAGTAATAAGCTACTGTCTTGTTTCATCGTTTACTGATATGCGTTTAATGATAGATTAGCAACCTATCATTGTCAATATGACAATAATCAAACTACATATTTCTGGAAATACAAGTGTGGATCATGCCTATAACCATTAAACTCTGAATCGCTAACTGGCGTGGTATGCTTCAAAGACCACTTTGCTAAATCAGCGTCAAATTTACCAATATGGGTTGAATAATCTCCCCCCATTATCGTTGCCCGTGTAAACAACGATCTTAAACTAGCCTCCGGATAAAGGTACAAATCCTTCGTGCCTAGAGTATGACCTAATTCATGAATCAATACTGCTTCCCGTTTACTCTCAGAATAGCGATTCATTGTCTCGCTATTTAAGGCAATTACACCACTATTGATTTCAGCCACGCCTGCCAATCCAGGAGTTATGGCTGCTTTAGTGATTACTAGTCGCGAGTCCGTTAAAGAATTAGTCTGTACGAACACCTTCTTGCCTAGTGCATAATTCCATTTTTTTGTTGCTACATTAATTTCATTATTGTATTTGTGAGCATTGCCAGTCACATGATACTTAATCACACCGTGATCAGTTAGGTTTTTTGAAGCAATCATGTTGTGATCAAAGTAGATTGTTCTCCCCTGAGCCGAATCAACTAACGATATCCCCATTATAACTATTCCGACAACTAAAGCAGATAAGAGTAAAGCTATCCGTTTCATATTATTAGTGCCCCCCTAATAATTCCTCTCCGCCTTTAACCATTATCAATATATCATGATGGCAACTTTCTGAGAACTAGATTGCACACAAAATTCATATAATCTTCACGGAAAATTCAAGGTGTGTATCAATTGCATTTAAGACCGATTATTTTTAAAATGATAGTCGAAAGGATAGTGATTAATATGTTAGAAATCACCTATAAAGACGGAAGTTCTACAAGCAAGATCACTTATAACAGCGTTGATGACTTTATCGCAAATCAACGTCTAGAAACTCCAGACCTTGAAGATTATTATGAAATCGAAAACGCAACTATTGATGGTAAGGAAGTTGACTTATCTGATAAAACTATTATGGGATTGTATAAACAACTATCAGACTAAGTATCAAATCAGTTAGATAAACCATTAATAGCTTAATAACAAAAGCACCACGTAATTCTTTTAAAAGAATTAACGTGGTGCTTTTTATAAATCTCATAAAGATTAATATTTAGCTGATGTCTTCAATTTCAAAAGAGGTCTCTCCATTTTCGATGATGCCCCAAACTCGCTGTTTCTTAGAATTATCAAGGTATCCAAAGTCTAGAAGAAACTTGTTATCAGCCTCTTTTTTTAGCCCCTTAAACTGAGTAGTCATAAATTGTTTGACTACTGGTGCAGCCTCATCAATT is from Lentilactobacillus curieae and encodes:
- the tyrS gene encoding tyrosine--tRNA ligase, with amino-acid sequence MNIIDDLQWRGAINQETDHDGLYDLVENKKIGIYVGVDPTGDSMHIGHLIPFMILKRFQLAGHKPVAVIGGGTGSIGDPSGKKSERVLQTMDQVHHNEVALTEQMQNLFGDDGQFEIVNNYEWLSKMTLLDFLRDYGKLFNVNTMLNKEIVASRLEVGISFTEFTYQILQSVDFLHLYQNNDVQLQLGGADQWGNITSGIDLIHKVEGSEARAYGLTIPLMLKADGTKFGKTAGGAVWLDPEKTTPYEFYQFWINQDDRDVVKYLKYFTFLDQDEITELEDKVKTQPEKREAQRRLAEEVTEFVHGKQAVIEAEHISAALFSGDVAKLTSSEIEQGFKNMPTVELTSEKRNIVEWLVDVTSIEPSRRQAREDLNNGAIRINGEKVTDVDSEIDPEAKFDGKFVIVRRGKKRYFLAKVK
- a CDS encoding OsmC family protein, with product MGKYVVHSTLRPLGTQVMNQTGGHSYLSDEPAVAQGTDAGPNPVQYLLGAVGGCMSVTARQIENEEPDLKIKKFKVDVYGETTRYPDGSSKVTHMDIKLTGETNLSPEDHNFFMNEVVRKCTVHASLEGSIPMDIEYL
- a CDS encoding MBL fold metallo-hydrolase, with protein sequence MKLTVLGFLGGYPSHGDGTSSYLLEADGFKLLIDFGSGALLSLEKITDPLTIDAMILTHYHNDHIADVGVMQYYWQLHAERPREAVLPIYGHQEDQQHFDSLDWPKSTKKVAYNPDAELKIGPFKINFQKTHHPVTAYALRIEDIKTGKVLAFTADSAYFEGLKEICKDADLLLTDTNFFSNKTGQKWHMTTAETGKLATDSNVKKVLLSHLPADNDTDRLINETKKAITKDIPVMVAKTHLVVQM